Part of the Streptomyces sp. NBC_01264 genome, AGTCGATGACCGGTCACCTCCTGGGTGGCGCGGGCGGCATCGAGACCGTCGCGACGGTGCTGGCGCTGTACCACCGCCTCGCCCCGCCGACGATCAACCTCGACGACATGGACGACGACATCGACGCGGACATCGTGCGCGACGAGCCCCGCAAGCTCCCGGCGGAGGGCCCGATCTCCGCGATCAACAACTCCTTCGGCTTCGGCGGCCACAACGTCTCGCTGGCGTTCCGGACCGTCTGAGCCAGGCGCTGACGCGTAGAAGGCCCGCCCGGGGTTTCCCGGGCGGGCCTTCGGCATGTCGGCATGTCCGGGGCTCAGACCACTTGGTGGAGCCAGCGCACCGGGGCGCCCTCGCCCGCGTAGCGGAAGGGTTCGAGCTCGTCGTCCCAGGGTTTGCCGAGCAGTTTGGCGATCTCCTCCTCCAGGTCCGTCTCGCCGTGTGCGGACCGGGCGAGTGCGGCGCGCAGCCGGTCCTCGGGGATCAGGATGTCGCCGTGCATGCCGGTGACGGCGTGGAAGATGCCCAGGTGCGGGGTGGAGCTGTAGCGCTCTCCCTCGGCGGTCGGACAGGGTTCCGCGGTCACTTCGAAGCGGAGCAGGTGCCATCCGCGCAGCGCGGAGGCGAGTTTCGAGGCGGTGCCCGCCTCGGCCTGCCAGGAGAACTCGGCTCTCCAAGTGCCCGGGGAGGCGGGCTGACGGATCCAGTCGAGGTTCACCCGCACCCCGAGCACCCCCGCAACAGCCCATTCCACGTGCGGGCAGAGCGCGCGCGGTGCGGAGTGCACGTACAGGACTCCACGTGTCGTCACCGGGACCTCCAGTGTGGGACGAGGTCGGGAATAAACTCCAGAAAACGGACAGTATGTGACGTGATGTAATGTAACGGAAATTATTTGACATTGCGTTGCGGGACTTGCGGCCGAAACGCCACGGGAAAAAGCTACCGTGCGCCGGGGGTCATGGTGTGACGTACGGTCGCTCCCAAGCCCGTAAACACAGAGCATTCACTCAGCAGGACGCCGCCGAATGACGCGGGGGCGACGAGGAGGGACCTTCCGCATGCGCACCACCGCCCCACGCCGCCGCGCGCGTCGGACTTCCGCGGGCGCCGGTGCGGGCGCGATGGTCGCCCTGACGCTCCTGGCCGCGGGGGCGCTGACAGGGTGTTCGGCGGACGGGACGGAGCCCGGGGGCGAGCGCGGGGCGCAGGCGGCTCCGCGGTGGAACACCGCGCCGGCCTCGGTCGCCGCCGTGGGCGACTCCATCACGCGCGGTTTCGACGCCTGTTCGGTGCTGGTCGACTGTCCGGAGGCCTCCTGGGCCACCGGGGACGATCCCGAGGTCCGCTCGCTGGCCGCCCGGCTGCTCGGCGAGGCCGAGGCGCCCGCGCGGAGCTGGAACTACGCGGTGACCGGCTCCCGGATGATGGACCTGCCGGGACAGCTCGCCTCGGCGGCCGCGCACAAGCCTGGCCTGGTCACGGTGATGGTGGGCTCGAACGACGCCTGC contains:
- a CDS encoding DUF3145 domain-containing protein, with protein sequence MTTRGVLYVHSAPRALCPHVEWAVAGVLGVRVNLDWIRQPASPGTWRAEFSWQAEAGTASKLASALRGWHLLRFEVTAEPCPTAEGERYSSTPHLGIFHAVTGMHGDILIPEDRLRAALARSAHGETDLEEEIAKLLGKPWDDELEPFRYAGEGAPVRWLHQVV